From Deltaproteobacteria bacterium, one genomic window encodes:
- a CDS encoding SDR family NAD(P)-dependent oxidoreductase: protein MHVVVTGASSGIGEAIAREWAAAGANLTLVARRRELLDKLAGSLSVKCNVVELDLSDPVRATSFLEGAEQALGPIDVLVNNAGVQYIAPTVETDIDRAEASLRLNLLTPLRLTRAVLPGMLARKSGCIVDVSSMAGIAPTPGMTWYNAGKGGLGAASEALRGELRGSGVHVVTVYPGPVHSALADAGIVAYGGGLAAQIPIGKPEVLARKIRLATERKRSRIIYPGFYALTRWFPNITRWFLDTFTPKPKSN, encoded by the coding sequence ATGCACGTGGTGGTGACGGGAGCGTCGTCGGGGATCGGCGAGGCCATCGCCCGCGAGTGGGCCGCGGCCGGCGCGAACCTCACCCTGGTGGCCCGTCGCCGCGAGCTCCTCGACAAGCTCGCGGGTTCACTCTCCGTGAAGTGCAACGTCGTCGAGCTGGATCTCTCGGATCCGGTGCGGGCCACGTCGTTCCTCGAGGGCGCGGAGCAGGCGCTCGGGCCGATCGACGTCTTGGTCAACAACGCGGGCGTGCAGTACATCGCGCCGACGGTGGAGACCGACATCGATCGCGCCGAGGCCTCGCTGCGGCTGAACCTGCTCACCCCGCTGCGGCTCACCCGCGCGGTGCTGCCGGGGATGCTGGCGCGCAAGAGCGGCTGCATCGTCGACGTCTCCTCGATGGCCGGGATCGCGCCCACGCCGGGGATGACCTGGTACAACGCCGGCAAGGGCGGGCTGGGCGCGGCGAGCGAGGCGTTGCGCGGCGAGCTGCGCGGCAGCGGCGTGCACGTGGTGACCGTGTATCCCGGCCCGGTGCACTCGGCGCTCGCCGACGCGGGCATCGTGGCCTACGGCGGCGGGCTGGCGGCGCAGATCCCCATCGGCAAGCCCGAGGTGCTCGCGCGCAAGATCCGCCTCGCCACCGAGCGCAAGCGATCGCGCATCATCTATCCCGGCTTCTACGCGTTGACGCGCTGGTTCCCGAACATCACGCGCTGGTTCCTGGATACGTTCACGCCCAAGCCGAAGTCCAATTAA
- the asnB gene encoding asparagine synthase (glutamine-hydrolyzing): protein MCGIAGEVWLKGAPDAGAVRRMTAALVHRGPDAEGIFTSGEVALGHRRLSILDLEGGAQPLTRDGVTIAFNGEAYEFAELRETLRAKGHAFTSRSDTEVVLRAYLEWGEQFVERVHGMFALAIWDAPKRKLVLARDRLGKKPLSYALASGGAFQAGELREGASLEANRIVFGSELKALRAHGGVPLELDRTALVQYLAAEYVPAPRSIHARIHKLPAGCVAVLDAKGFSLRRYWELPAPDASLASLSVDEAAGELLRLLDQAVARRLVADVPVGVFLSGGVDSTAITALAVKHKRPLSTFSIGFSEASFDESAFAQLAADRLGTQHHCERLSGKACLDLLPDAVASLDEPFADPSFLPTLLLSRFVRKHVTVALAGDGGDELFAGYDPFLAHRPAALMARLPHAALAAMERAVGKLPASARNMSLDFRLKRLFRGLSVEPTLRHQAWIGALAPSELREVLAPELAALAEPDVVYREPLAEAARAEALGVESGSVDEALRFYLGRYLADDILVKADRASMAASLEVRAPFLDTHVVEYAARLPWQTKLTLTRTKVVLKRALTELVPAEILARPKKGFGIPVAQWIRGPLRPLYEDLFSEGSLASSGVFAPGPARALLERHLRGEADLRKPLWTMAMFLLWQRKWGTT from the coding sequence ATGTGCGGCATCGCCGGTGAGGTCTGGTTGAAGGGCGCGCCGGACGCGGGCGCGGTGCGGCGCATGACGGCCGCGCTGGTGCACCGCGGGCCGGACGCCGAGGGGATCTTCACTTCGGGTGAAGTGGCGCTCGGGCACCGGCGGCTCTCGATCCTCGACCTCGAGGGCGGCGCGCAGCCGCTCACCCGCGACGGCGTGACCATCGCCTTCAACGGCGAGGCCTACGAGTTCGCCGAGCTGCGCGAGACCTTGCGCGCCAAGGGGCACGCGTTCACCAGCCGCTCGGACACGGAAGTGGTCCTGCGCGCGTACCTGGAGTGGGGCGAGCAGTTCGTGGAGCGCGTGCACGGGATGTTCGCGCTCGCCATCTGGGACGCGCCGAAGCGGAAGCTGGTGCTGGCGCGCGATCGGCTGGGCAAGAAGCCGCTCTCCTACGCGCTCGCGAGCGGCGGCGCGTTTCAAGCCGGCGAGTTGCGCGAGGGCGCGTCACTCGAGGCGAATCGCATCGTCTTCGGCTCGGAGCTGAAGGCGCTGCGTGCGCATGGCGGTGTGCCGCTCGAGCTGGATCGGACGGCGCTCGTGCAGTACCTCGCGGCGGAGTACGTGCCCGCGCCGCGCTCCATCCACGCGCGGATCCACAAGCTGCCCGCGGGCTGCGTGGCCGTGCTCGACGCGAAGGGCTTCTCCCTGCGGCGCTACTGGGAGCTGCCGGCGCCGGACGCATCGCTGGCGAGCCTGAGCGTGGACGAGGCCGCGGGCGAGCTCCTGCGCTTGCTCGACCAGGCCGTGGCGCGTCGACTCGTCGCGGACGTGCCGGTGGGCGTGTTCCTCTCGGGCGGCGTGGACTCGACGGCGATCACGGCGCTCGCCGTGAAGCACAAGCGCCCGCTCTCGACGTTCTCCATCGGCTTTTCGGAAGCGAGCTTCGACGAGAGCGCCTTCGCGCAGCTCGCGGCGGATCGGCTGGGCACGCAGCACCACTGCGAGCGGCTCTCGGGGAAGGCGTGTCTGGACCTGCTCCCCGACGCGGTGGCCTCGCTCGACGAGCCGTTCGCGGATCCGAGCTTCTTGCCCACGCTGCTGCTCTCGCGCTTCGTGCGCAAGCACGTGACGGTGGCGCTCGCGGGCGACGGCGGCGACGAGCTCTTTGCCGGCTACGATCCGTTCCTTGCGCACCGACCGGCCGCGTTGATGGCGCGCTTGCCCCACGCGGCGCTGGCGGCGATGGAGCGCGCGGTGGGCAAGCTGCCCGCGAGCGCGCGCAACATGAGCCTCGACTTCCGGCTCAAGCGGCTCTTCCGCGGGCTCTCGGTGGAGCCCACGCTGCGTCACCAGGCGTGGATCGGCGCGCTCGCCCCGAGCGAGCTGCGCGAGGTCCTCGCGCCCGAGCTGGCCGCGCTGGCGGAGCCCGACGTCGTTTACCGCGAGCCGCTCGCGGAGGCCGCGCGGGCGGAGGCGCTGGGCGTCGAGAGCGGGAGCGTGGACGAGGCGCTGCGCTTCTACCTGGGGCGCTACCTGGCCGACGACATCCTGGTGAAGGCCGATCGCGCGTCGATGGCGGCGAGCCTCGAGGTGCGCGCGCCGTTCCTCGATACGCACGTGGTGGAGTACGCCGCGCGGCTGCCCTGGCAGACCAAGCTCACCCTCACGCGGACGAAGGTGGTGCTCAAGCGCGCGCTGACCGAGCTCGTGCCGGCGGAGATCCTCGCGCGGCCGAAGAAGGGCTTCGGCATCCCGGTGGCGCAGTGGATCCGCGGGCCGCTGCGGCCGCTCTACGAGGACTTGTTCAGCGAGGGCTCGCTCGCGTCGAGCGGCGTGTTCGCGCCCGGGCCCGCGCGCGCGCTGCTCGAGCGGCACCTGCGCGGTGAGGCGGATCTGCGCAAGCCGCTCTGGACGATGGCCATGTTCCTGCTGTGGCAGCGCAAGTGGGGGACGACGTAA
- a CDS encoding glycosyltransferase family 2 protein, whose product MPELVRDLRSLPALVPTLPAPDLSVVIPLFNEAENVRPLLQELFDVLDGMAGKASEVICVDDGSRDRTFAELTAFATHEPRLRVIRFRRNFGQTAAMSAGIEASRGAVIVPMDGDLQNDPADIPRLLATLEGNGDDSTKFDVVSGWRKNRQDKEFGRKLPSQIANKLISRISGVRLHDYGCSLKAYRRDVLADVKLYGEMHRFIPIYASWQGARVTEQVVNHRARRAGVSKYGLGRTGKVVLDLLVVKFLASFTTKPIYVFGGFGLVSLLLSFLAFFGAVGLKLTGTRDFVATPLPLLGVMFMLAGMTSVLMGLLAELMVRTYYESQGKRPYLVAEQVNPPEVLRPQG is encoded by the coding sequence ATGCCCGAGCTCGTTCGAGACCTGCGTTCCCTTCCGGCCCTGGTGCCCACGCTGCCGGCACCGGACCTGTCGGTGGTGATCCCGCTGTTCAACGAAGCGGAGAATGTCCGGCCGCTGTTGCAGGAGCTCTTCGACGTCCTCGACGGGATGGCGGGAAAGGCGAGCGAGGTGATCTGCGTCGACGACGGGAGCCGCGACCGCACCTTCGCCGAGCTCACCGCCTTCGCCACCCACGAGCCGCGGCTGCGCGTGATCCGCTTCCGCCGCAACTTCGGTCAGACGGCGGCCATGAGCGCGGGCATCGAGGCCTCGCGCGGCGCGGTGATCGTGCCCATGGACGGCGATCTCCAGAACGACCCCGCCGACATCCCGCGGCTGCTGGCCACGCTCGAGGGCAACGGCGACGACAGCACCAAGTTCGACGTGGTCTCGGGCTGGCGCAAGAACCGCCAGGACAAGGAGTTCGGCCGCAAGCTGCCCTCGCAGATCGCCAACAAGCTCATCTCGCGCATCTCGGGCGTGCGGCTGCACGACTACGGCTGCTCGCTCAAGGCCTACCGCCGCGACGTGCTCGCCGACGTGAAGCTCTACGGCGAGATGCACCGCTTCATCCCCATCTACGCGAGCTGGCAGGGCGCGCGGGTGACCGAGCAGGTGGTGAACCACCGCGCGCGGCGCGCAGGCGTGTCGAAGTACGGCCTGGGCCGCACCGGCAAGGTCGTGCTCGACCTGCTGGTGGTGAAGTTCCTGGCGAGCTTCACCACCAAGCCGATCTACGTCTTCGGCGGCTTCGGGCTGGTCTCGCTGCTGCTCTCGTTCCTGGCGTTCTTCGGCGCGGTGGGCCTCAAGCTCACCGGGACGCGTGACTTCGTCGCCACGCCGCTGCCGCTGTTGGGCGTGATGTTCATGCTCGCGGGCATGACCAGCGTGCTCATGGGCCTGCTCGCGGAGCTCATGGTGCGCACGTACTACGAGTCGCAGGGCAAGCGGCCGTACCTCGTGGCCGAGCAGGTGAACCCGCCCGAGGTGCTGCGCCCGCAGGGCTAG
- a CDS encoding MMPL family transporter has protein sequence MNALITRLTRAGLRQPWLVLAIAFAITGGSVWLASGLEVRSSFEELLPSDVPSVRNVKELVRRVGGDGTVLLSVEAKDGPQGLAGAKALAPTLAKELLALGPDTIRSVEWNVKPTEDYFANHWPLFLSTDQLQQAYDALDHAIAARKHKAVELDLGLDGEAVDAGPLTFESPDGGAATLDPNGPTPRQRVAERFARYDDGFLVHPDKTSLTLVVRPAGTALGVDEAKALLARMHAVVDSHQKELDEAHLRVGFGGTFPLFVAEYEAILRDVASTALLCLSLVLGSLFLFFRDLRSTLSLGATVLMAVAATFGITRLVIGYLNTQTAFLGSIVVGNGINYGLIYLARVRQLRRAGVGLEPAAIEGAVTAARATLLASAASSVSFAMLILAANRGFRHFGFIGGVGMLLCWLFTFALLPAMLAVWEKILPMKAAAAPPSPVRPAPAWLKAVFAKPGALVFGFGVALVVSIVVFVRQAPTAIERNLENLTNELKGAEVATLKRDNLRANQAMGRSSAGAIALLPSVAEADAFCAVVRGRMGDPRFAPVVDGCDTLSSVVPSNQPAKLAIAKKLHDRISDAVLDALPKDQAQKLRDIKADLGAQTLVDVTQAPPTLVDRFREKDGTLGRLAVATAKPDAKLELGPNLQAFVDAVRSVPVGNQSWDATGENVVFADLLHNIEVEGPVTTVGSLLGVCVLVALFLRRVRQSAEVLGALIAGVILMGGAAALLHLKINFFNFIVFPITFGIAVDYGANVVVRVGERGGDVLAALAEVGPAVALCSWTSMIGYGSLIIALNRALQSFGWYALVGEVTSIVAALVLLPALALLSNPAQPSPPPVENG, from the coding sequence GTGAACGCGCTCATCACCCGCCTCACGCGCGCCGGCCTGCGGCAGCCGTGGCTCGTCCTCGCGATCGCGTTCGCCATCACCGGCGGGTCCGTGTGGCTGGCCTCGGGACTCGAGGTGCGGAGCTCGTTCGAGGAGCTCTTGCCGAGCGATGTCCCCAGCGTGCGCAACGTGAAGGAGCTCGTGCGGCGCGTGGGCGGCGACGGCACCGTGCTGCTCTCCGTGGAAGCGAAGGATGGACCGCAGGGGCTCGCAGGCGCCAAGGCGCTCGCTCCCACGCTCGCGAAGGAGCTGCTCGCGCTCGGGCCGGACACGATTCGCTCCGTCGAGTGGAACGTGAAGCCCACCGAGGACTACTTCGCCAACCACTGGCCGCTCTTTCTCTCGACCGACCAGCTCCAGCAGGCCTACGACGCCCTCGACCACGCCATCGCGGCGCGCAAGCACAAAGCGGTCGAGCTCGATCTCGGGCTCGATGGGGAAGCCGTCGACGCGGGGCCGCTCACCTTCGAGTCGCCCGATGGCGGCGCCGCGACGCTGGATCCCAATGGCCCGACGCCGCGCCAGCGCGTGGCCGAGCGCTTCGCGCGCTACGACGACGGCTTCCTCGTTCACCCGGACAAGACGTCGCTGACATTGGTGGTGCGGCCCGCGGGGACGGCGCTCGGCGTCGACGAGGCCAAGGCGCTGCTCGCGCGCATGCACGCGGTGGTCGACTCGCACCAGAAGGAGCTCGACGAAGCGCACCTGCGCGTGGGCTTCGGCGGCACGTTCCCGCTCTTCGTGGCCGAGTACGAGGCCATCCTGCGCGACGTGGCGTCGACGGCGCTGCTCTGCCTCTCGCTGGTGCTGGGCTCGCTCTTCCTCTTCTTCCGCGATCTGCGCTCCACGCTCTCGCTCGGCGCCACCGTGCTCATGGCCGTGGCCGCGACGTTCGGCATCACGCGACTGGTGATCGGCTACCTCAACACGCAGACCGCGTTCCTGGGATCGATCGTCGTCGGCAACGGCATCAACTACGGGCTCATCTATCTGGCGCGCGTGCGCCAGCTGCGTCGTGCGGGCGTTGGGCTGGAGCCTGCGGCGATCGAGGGCGCGGTGACGGCGGCGCGCGCGACGCTGCTCGCCTCGGCGGCGTCGAGCGTCTCGTTCGCGATGCTCATCCTCGCGGCCAACCGCGGCTTCCGGCACTTCGGCTTCATCGGCGGCGTGGGCATGCTGCTCTGCTGGCTGTTCACCTTCGCGCTGCTGCCCGCGATGCTCGCCGTGTGGGAGAAGATCCTGCCCATGAAGGCCGCCGCCGCGCCGCCTTCGCCGGTTCGGCCCGCGCCCGCGTGGCTCAAGGCTGTCTTCGCCAAGCCCGGCGCGCTGGTGTTCGGATTTGGGGTGGCGCTGGTGGTGTCGATCGTCGTGTTCGTGCGCCAGGCGCCCACCGCCATCGAGCGCAACCTCGAGAACCTCACCAACGAGCTCAAGGGCGCCGAGGTCGCGACCCTCAAGCGCGACAACCTCCGCGCCAACCAGGCCATGGGTCGCTCCAGCGCCGGCGCCATCGCGCTGCTCCCGAGCGTCGCGGAGGCCGATGCGTTCTGTGCGGTGGTGCGCGGACGGATGGGCGATCCGCGGTTCGCACCGGTGGTCGACGGCTGCGACACGCTCTCCAGCGTGGTGCCCTCCAACCAGCCCGCGAAGCTCGCCATCGCGAAGAAGCTGCACGACCGCATCTCCGACGCCGTGCTCGATGCGCTTCCCAAAGATCAGGCGCAGAAGCTGCGCGACATCAAGGCCGACCTGGGCGCGCAGACGCTGGTCGACGTGACCCAAGCGCCGCCGACGCTGGTCGATCGCTTCCGGGAGAAGGACGGCACGTTGGGTCGCCTGGCTGTGGCCACCGCCAAGCCCGACGCCAAGCTGGAGCTGGGCCCGAATCTCCAGGCCTTCGTGGACGCGGTGCGCAGCGTGCCCGTGGGCAACCAGAGCTGGGATGCCACCGGCGAGAACGTGGTCTTCGCCGACCTGCTTCACAACATCGAGGTCGAAGGCCCGGTGACCACGGTGGGCTCGCTGCTGGGCGTGTGCGTGCTGGTGGCGCTGTTCCTGCGCCGCGTGCGCCAGAGCGCCGAGGTGCTGGGCGCGCTCATCGCCGGGGTGATCTTGATGGGCGGCGCAGCCGCGCTGCTGCACCTCAAGATCAACTTCTTCAACTTCATCGTCTTTCCCATCACGTTCGGAATTGCAGTCGACTATGGCGCCAACGTCGTGGTCCGCGTGGGCGAGCGCGGCGGCGACGTGCTCGCTGCCCTGGCCGAGGTGGGCCCGGCGGTGGCGCTGTGCTCGTGGACCTCGATGATCGGCTACGGCTCGCTGATCATCGCCTTGAACCGCGCGCTTCAGTCGTTCGGCTGGTACGCGCTGGTGGGCGAGGTCACCTCCATCGTTGCTGCGCTGGTGCTCCTGCCCGCGCTGGCGCTCCTGTCGAACCCTGCCCAGCCTTCACCGCCGCCTGTTGAGAACGGCTGA
- a CDS encoding DUF2058 family protein gives MQSLRDKLLQAGVVSREQADQSAARAEAERRARKEKKAAPPPPAAPVESEKERERRLNREAANRQKEIRALCDAHGIDTTGEQTFFFRTRKRELRRMHLTPEQVAALEKGELAIVDRPNGNERPYALVPRNVAEQVLALEQKAIRFWAKAPGESYGFEEDDAAPAAAPPSTSSGA, from the coding sequence ATGCAGAGCCTCCGCGACAAACTCCTCCAGGCGGGCGTGGTCTCCCGCGAGCAGGCCGACCAGAGCGCCGCGCGCGCCGAGGCCGAGCGCCGCGCGCGCAAAGAGAAGAAGGCCGCGCCGCCGCCGCCCGCCGCGCCCGTCGAGAGCGAGAAGGAGCGCGAGCGCCGGCTCAACCGCGAGGCCGCGAATCGTCAGAAGGAGATCCGCGCGCTCTGCGACGCGCACGGCATCGACACCACCGGCGAGCAGACCTTCTTCTTCCGCACCCGGAAGCGCGAGCTGCGGCGCATGCACCTCACGCCGGAGCAGGTGGCCGCGCTGGAGAAGGGCGAGCTGGCGATCGTCGACCGGCCCAATGGCAACGAGCGGCCGTACGCGCTGGTGCCGCGGAATGTGGCCGAGCAGGTGCTGGCGCTGGAGCAGAAGGCGATCCGCTTCTGGGCGAAGGCGCCGGGCGAGAGCTACGGCTTCGAGGAGGACGACGCGGCGCCCGCCGCCGCCCCTCCTTCGACGTCGAGCGGCGCCTGA
- the queF gene encoding NADPH-dependent 7-cyano-7-deazaguanine reductase QueF → MPKSKLTPKLQPKEAAPGKQLDTFPNPRPGRGYEIAFDCPEFTCICPLTGQPDFAHFTIRYVPNKLCVELKSLKLYLWSYRNEGAFHEKVTNTILDDLVNAVQPAWMEVVGRFNVRGGIGTIVTATHGER, encoded by the coding sequence ATGCCCAAGTCCAAGCTCACCCCGAAGCTGCAGCCCAAGGAAGCCGCGCCGGGCAAACAGCTCGACACCTTCCCCAACCCGCGCCCGGGCCGCGGCTACGAGATCGCCTTCGACTGCCCCGAGTTCACCTGCATCTGTCCGCTCACCGGCCAGCCCGACTTCGCGCACTTCACCATCCGCTACGTGCCCAACAAGCTGTGCGTGGAGCTCAAGAGCCTCAAGCTCTACCTCTGGAGCTACCGCAACGAGGGCGCCTTCCACGAGAAGGTCACCAACACCATCCTCGACGATTTGGTGAACGCGGTGCAGCCCGCGTGGATGGAGGTCGTGGGCCGCTTCAACGTGCGCGGCGGCATCGGCACCATCGTCACCGCCACGCACGGCGAGCGCTGA
- a CDS encoding quinone-dependent dihydroorotate dehydrogenase has translation MYALVRPLLFLLDAEAAHRLVVGAMSLCARVPFLRALLHGLYAPDPDPRLQADVFGLKFESCVGLAAGLDKDGEAVAAWEALGFGFVEVGTVTPRGQPGNPQPRLFRLVPDRALVNRMGFNNHGAEHMAAALAAPHARVLGVNLGKNKDTPLEQAPDDYLAGFRGLVERGDYFVINVSSPNTPGLRTLQGADALAGIVKPVISARDAMATRKPVLVKLAPDLALDEAVELARACEGWGVDGLVISNTTLRREGLRSDPKLVTEAGGLSGAPVRELSTAMIRAVAAATRLPIIGVGGIFSGADAYEKIRAGACLVQLYSGFVYGGPGTVGRVARELSALLARDGFANVRDAVGADLRR, from the coding sequence GTGTACGCGCTCGTCCGCCCGCTCCTCTTCCTGCTCGACGCCGAGGCCGCGCACCGCCTGGTCGTGGGCGCGATGTCGCTCTGCGCGCGCGTGCCGTTCCTGCGCGCGCTGCTGCACGGGCTCTACGCGCCGGATCCGGATCCGCGGCTTCAGGCGGACGTGTTCGGGCTGAAGTTCGAGTCGTGCGTGGGGCTCGCGGCCGGCCTCGACAAGGACGGCGAAGCAGTGGCCGCCTGGGAAGCGCTCGGGTTCGGGTTCGTGGAAGTGGGCACGGTGACGCCGCGCGGGCAGCCGGGAAATCCGCAGCCGCGCCTGTTTCGACTGGTGCCCGATCGCGCGCTCGTGAACCGGATGGGCTTCAACAACCACGGCGCCGAGCACATGGCGGCCGCGCTGGCCGCGCCGCACGCGCGCGTGCTGGGCGTGAACCTGGGCAAGAACAAGGACACGCCGCTCGAGCAGGCGCCCGACGATTACCTGGCCGGCTTTCGCGGGCTCGTTGAGCGCGGCGACTACTTCGTCATCAACGTGAGCTCGCCCAACACGCCGGGCCTGCGCACGCTGCAAGGCGCCGACGCGCTCGCGGGCATCGTGAAGCCGGTCATCTCCGCGCGCGACGCGATGGCCACGCGCAAGCCGGTGCTGGTGAAGCTCGCGCCGGATCTCGCGCTCGATGAGGCCGTGGAGCTCGCGCGCGCGTGCGAGGGCTGGGGCGTGGACGGGCTCGTGATCTCGAACACCACGCTTCGACGCGAAGGGCTGCGCTCGGATCCGAAGCTGGTAACCGAAGCGGGCGGGCTCTCGGGCGCGCCGGTGCGCGAGCTCTCGACGGCCATGATCCGCGCGGTGGCCGCGGCCACCAGGCTTCCCATCATCGGCGTGGGCGGCATCTTCAGCGGCGCGGACGCGTACGAGAAGATCCGCGCCGGCGCGTGCCTGGTGCAGCTCTACTCGGGCTTCGTGTACGGCGGGCCGGGAACGGTCGGACGCGTGGCGCGCGAGCTGTCGGCGCTGCTCGCGCGCGATGGGTTCGCGAACGTGCGCGACGCGGTGGGCGCCGATCTACGCCGCTGA
- a CDS encoding catalase: protein MNPSTEWKEQIPAGENERFEVLAEQLRQLHLRAAKGDKTRTLHAKATAGVEGTFTVLPDLPEHARSGLFTEPSTYKAYVRFSNGSPVPQSDKKPDVRAMAIKVVGVSGKKVIPGMEDAKTQDFLLNRSEFIPFKNPEEFVHLVVGAASPPFGILKFIFRFGLGRLITIGKAMSAGLGAPISSVATTRFHSEAPIQFGKYAVRLRAVPHAAAETTQKTPDSLGDELANRLRSGPVTFDLQAQFFVDEARTPIEDPSVNWIEEVSPYVTVGRLEIAKQDVSTERGRELAAWIETLSFDPWHARVEHKPLGAVMRARNVAYRVSTIGRDAAKEPDGTEKFATGSSSAA, encoded by the coding sequence ATGAATCCATCGACCGAATGGAAAGAGCAGATCCCGGCCGGCGAGAACGAGCGGTTCGAGGTGCTCGCCGAGCAGCTCCGCCAGCTGCACCTGCGCGCGGCCAAGGGCGACAAGACGCGCACGCTGCACGCGAAGGCCACGGCGGGCGTCGAGGGCACGTTCACGGTGCTGCCCGATCTTCCCGAGCACGCGCGTTCGGGGCTCTTCACCGAGCCGAGCACCTACAAAGCCTACGTGCGCTTCTCGAACGGCTCGCCGGTGCCGCAGTCCGACAAGAAGCCGGACGTGCGCGCCATGGCCATCAAGGTCGTGGGCGTGTCCGGCAAGAAGGTCATTCCGGGCATGGAGGACGCAAAGACGCAGGACTTCCTCCTCAACCGCAGCGAGTTCATTCCGTTCAAGAACCCCGAGGAGTTCGTGCACCTGGTGGTTGGCGCCGCGTCGCCGCCGTTCGGGATTCTCAAGTTCATCTTCCGCTTCGGGCTCGGTCGCCTGATCACCATCGGCAAGGCGATGAGCGCGGGCCTGGGCGCGCCGATCTCGTCGGTTGCGACCACGCGCTTCCACAGCGAGGCGCCGATCCAGTTCGGCAAGTACGCGGTGCGGCTGCGCGCGGTGCCGCACGCCGCGGCGGAGACGACGCAGAAGACGCCCGACTCGCTCGGCGACGAGCTCGCCAATCGGCTGCGCTCGGGACCGGTGACGTTCGATCTCCAGGCGCAGTTCTTCGTCGACGAGGCGCGCACGCCCATCGAGGATCCGAGCGTGAACTGGATCGAAGAGGTGTCGCCGTACGTGACCGTGGGGAGGCTGGAGATCGCGAAGCAGGACGTATCGACCGAGCGCGGGCGCGAGCTGGCCGCGTGGATCGAGACGCTCTCGTTCGATCCCTGGCACGCGCGCGTGGAGCACAAGCCGCTCGGCGCGGTGATGCGCGCGCGGAACGTGGCCTATCGGGTGAGCACCATCGGTCGCGACGCCGCGAAGGAGCCGGACGGCACGGAGAAGTTCGCCACGGGCTCGTCGTCAGCGGCGTAG